TTCGAATCGGTGATGTACGGGGCGGACTGTTCGCTGCACGTCCTCAAACTCGCGGGCGCTAACGACCGGCACGTCGCCGAAGCTTGCTTCCGGGCGTTCGGTCGGGCGCTGCACGGGGCCACGCGCAGGGCGGAGCGGCCGAACGGGTCGAAGTGAAGGTCGGAACGGCCGCGTGGTCTCTTCTGACGACTCTGGCCCATTCTCGGGGCAGAGCGGATATAATGGGCTCAGTCGGCCGCGCCGAGCGGCCGCGACAACCGAACCGTTCGTCCGGTGTCCGAACGATACCGGGACTATAGTCCTGCCTGTAAACTTTTTTCGGGCGGGTTTCAGTCGGTCGGTCGCCAGAGTGCCCGTTTCGGGTTGAACGGCCCCCCTTTCCCCAGCTAGAATGGAGGTTCCCCCTCGGTGGACTACTTATGCGAGTCATCCAACCCTCCTCGAAGCGTATCGGCCGGTCGCTCGAGGTGCCCAATCTCATCGAACTCCAACTGAACAGCTACAAATGGTTCCTCGAAGAAGGACTCCCCGAGCTCTTTTCGACCTTTAGTCCGATCTGGGACTTCACGCAGTCGAACTACATCGAATTCGCCGACTTCGTCCTAGGCGAGCCGAAATACTCGATCAACGACTGTCGCGACCGCGACATGACGTTCGAGGCGCCGATCAAAGCGACGGTCCGGCTCGGTGGCAAGGACAGGGAAGTGATCGAGTCGGAGGTCTATCTGGGCGACCTCCCGCTCATGACCGACAACGGGACGTTCGTCATCAACGGGCGCGAGCGCGTCATCGTCTCGCAGTTGTCGCGTTCGCCGGGCCTGTACTTCGAAGAAGACGTCGATACGTCGATGCAGATGATCGTCCGGGCGCGCGTCATTCCGAGCGAAGGCCCGTGGCTCGAGATCGAGAACGACTCGAACGGCGTCGTCAACACGCAGATCTCGCAGACGAAGAAGCTGCCCATCTCGCAGTTGATGAAGGCGCTCCACGGCTTTGAAAAGGGCCGTGACAGGCAGGTCCGCAAGATGGCGGACGCTTATCACAAGAAGTTGTCCGAACCTCTCGCCGATCCGGACACGGGCGAAGTCGTGCTCGACAAGGGCCTCATCGTCACCAAAGCCGTCCTGGAGAAGCTGACCGACGAGCAGAAGCAGTTCGAAACGTTGACCGAGACCCCGCTGGGCTCGGCCGAGGACATGCTGTGGGCGTTCGGCGCCGAGTTGACGCTCGAAAAGCCGGAAGCGGCCGACCTCGAAGGCAAGAGGCCGATGACGGACGTCAAGGAAGGGACGAAGACGGTCGTCCAAGCCCTTCACCGGATGGACCACGATACGGCCGTCAAGGTCGCGTCGCTCGGACTTGAGAAGATCGACGTCCTCGCGCTGGAAGACTTGGTCGAAGCGACCCTCGCCGCGGACAAGACCGCGAACACCCGGGAAGCGATCCTCGACATCTACCGCAGGATGCGACCGGGCGAAGCGGCCAACGAAGACGCCGCGAAGCAACTCGTGTTCAGCCTGTTCTTCGACATGCGCCGCTACGACCTGGGTAAGGTCGGCCGGCGGTTCTTGAACCAGCGACTCGGCATCAACGTGCCGCTGAACATCCGCAATCTGACGAGCGAGGACCTCTACGGCACGATCGTCGCGATGGGCCCGTACCTGAGGAAGGAAGTCGACCACGACGACATCGACGACTTGAAGAACAAGCGCGTCCGTTCGGTGGGCGAACTGCTCCAGAGCCAGATGCGCCTCGGCTTCGTCCGCATGGAGAAGGTCGCCCGCGAGCGTATGACGAGCGCAGACCAGGACAACTTGCTCCCGAGCATCATCCTGAGCGTCAAGCCGGTCAGTGCGAGCATCAAGAGCTTCTTCAGCAGCAACCAGCTCAGCACGTTCATGGACCAGACGAACCCGTTGAGCGAGCTCACGAACAAGCGTCGTCTGTCCAGCCTCGGCCCCGGCGGTCTGCAGAGGACGAGCGCCAAGCTCGAAGTCCGCGACGTCCACCGTTCGCACTACGGCCGGATCTGTCCGATCGAAACCCCTGAGGGGCCGAACATCGGTCTGATCAGCCAGTTGACGACCCATGCCCGTGTCGACGAGTTCGGCTTCATCATGACGCCGTACCGCAAGGTCGTCGACGGCAAGGTCGAACCTGAGATCGTGTACTTGACCGCGAACGAGGACTACACGATGCGCATCGCCCCCGCCGACACCAAGGTCGACGGCGAAGGGTACATCTTGGCCGACCACGTCAACGTCCGGTGTCCGGGCGGCGACAAGCAGTTCGGCGGCGCCCAGTACCCGACCGTCCCGCGTGCGAGGGTCGACCTGATGGACGTCTCGCCCGTACAGATCATCTCGGTCGCCACGTCGCTCATCCCGTTCCTTGAGAACGACGACGCGAACCGCGCCCTCATGGGTGCGAACATGCAGCGACAGGCCGTCCCGTGCCTCCGCAGCAACGCCCCGCTCGTCGGGACAGGGCACGAAGCCCGCGCCGCGATCGACTCGGGCGCGTCCGTCCGCGCACGGCGCGACGGCGAAGTGACCTACGTCACGGCGAAAGAGATCCGGATCACGGCCGAAGACGGGACGGTGGACTCGTATCCGATCCTCCACTTGTTCCAGTCGAACAAGACGACGTGTTTCACCCATCGTCCGGTCGTCGTCCCCGGCCAGCGCGTGCTCAAGGGTGATCCTTTGGCCGACGGCGCGACCTGCGACGACGGACGGCTCGCTCTCGGGCAGAACGTGGTCGTCGCGTTCATGCCGTGGCACGGTTACAACTACGAAGACGCGATCATCCTCAGCGAGCGGCTCGTCAAGGACGACGTTTACACGTCGATCCACATCGAGCGCTATGAGACCGAAGCGGTCGACACCAAGCTCGGTCCGGAAGAGATCACGCGCGACATCCCGAACGTCGGCGAAGACGCCCTCAAGGACCTCGACGAGAACGGGATCGTCCGTATCGGCGCCGAAGTGAGGCCAGAGGACATCCTGGTCGGCAAGGTCGCGCCGAAGGGCCAGACCGAAATGACCGCCGAAGAGCGGCTCATCATCGCGATCTTCGGCAAAAAGGCCGAGGAGACCCGCGACGTCTCCTTGCGGCTGCCCCACGGCGAAAAGGGCACGGTCGTGGACGTCAAAGTCTTCAGCCGCTACAAGTACAACTGTACAGGCTGCGGCCACATCTATAAGGAGTCGAAGAAGCGCGAACGCCTGGTCTGCGACCGTTGCGACAGCCCGCTCCTTCAGATCGCCGGGGACGAACTGCCCGCCGGCACGAACATGAGCGTCCAGGTCCACGTGGCCCAGAAGCGCAAGATCATGGTCGGCGACAAAATGGCCGGGCGTCACGGCAACAAGGGCGTCATCAGCCGGATCCTTCCGGTCGAAGACATGCCCATGCTCGCCGACGGATCGCCCGTCGATATCGTGCTGAACCCGCTCGGCGTCCCGAGCCGCATGAACATCGGACAGATCCTCGAAACGCACCTCGGGTACGTCGGTAGCCATCTGGGCGTCCGGTACGAATGCCCGGCGTTCGAAGGGGCGACCGAAGAGGAGATCCTGGGCGAAGTCGAACGGCTGGCCGAGCACCTGCGGTCGAAGTCGCTCCAAGGGTACGTCAACGCCGAACTCGGCCTTGGATTGAAGTTCAAGCCAGGCTCGTCGCTCGAGCAGTTGATGTCGACCATCGCGGACAAGCTGAAAACGTTCGATCAAGCGACCCTGGAACGTGTCAGCCGTACCGTGGCCGCCCACTCGACCTTGACGACGGAGCAGTTGCTACAGGCATCGATCGACGATCCGGATCCCATCGAGATCCCGGCGGGAGCGGCGTTCAAGGCGGACAAGCAGGTCTACGAAGGCATCCTTGCGAAGATCCAGGACAACGTGTTCCGGCGCGCCGGTCTCGACCCGCACACGTGTAAATCCGTTTTGCGCGACGGCGTCACGGGCGACGAACTTCCGAACCCCATGACCGTCGGGGTGATCTACATGCTGAAGCTCGAGCACTTGGCGGACGAGAAGATCCACGCCCGCTCGATCGGCCCGTATTCGCTCGTCACCCAGCAGNNNNNNNNNNNNNNNNNNNNNNNNNNNNNNNNNNNNNNNNNNNNNNNNNNNNNNNNNNNNNNNNNNNNNNNNNNNNNNNNNNNNNNNNNNNNNNNNNNNNNNNNNNNNNNAGGGCGAGCCGATCGCCGAGCCGGGAATTCCGGAGTCCTTCAAGATCCTCGTGAACGAGCTCCGTTCGCTCGGCCTGAAGGTCTCCGTGGAAGACCACCAGAACCGCGAACTGACCTTGAAAGACCTTGACGAACTCACAGGCGGGGACGACGTCCGTCTCGCCAGG
The Armatimonadota bacterium DNA segment above includes these coding regions:
- the rpoB gene encoding DNA-directed RNA polymerase subunit beta, with amino-acid sequence MRVIQPSSKRIGRSLEVPNLIELQLNSYKWFLEEGLPELFSTFSPIWDFTQSNYIEFADFVLGEPKYSINDCRDRDMTFEAPIKATVRLGGKDREVIESEVYLGDLPLMTDNGTFVINGRERVIVSQLSRSPGLYFEEDVDTSMQMIVRARVIPSEGPWLEIENDSNGVVNTQISQTKKLPISQLMKALHGFEKGRDRQVRKMADAYHKKLSEPLADPDTGEVVLDKGLIVTKAVLEKLTDEQKQFETLTETPLGSAEDMLWAFGAELTLEKPEAADLEGKRPMTDVKEGTKTVVQALHRMDHDTAVKVASLGLEKIDVLALEDLVEATLAADKTANTREAILDIYRRMRPGEAANEDAAKQLVFSLFFDMRRYDLGKVGRRFLNQRLGINVPLNIRNLTSEDLYGTIVAMGPYLRKEVDHDDIDDLKNKRVRSVGELLQSQMRLGFVRMEKVARERMTSADQDNLLPSIILSVKPVSASIKSFFSSNQLSTFMDQTNPLSELTNKRRLSSLGPGGLQRTSAKLEVRDVHRSHYGRICPIETPEGPNIGLISQLTTHARVDEFGFIMTPYRKVVDGKVEPEIVYLTANEDYTMRIAPADTKVDGEGYILADHVNVRCPGGDKQFGGAQYPTVPRARVDLMDVSPVQIISVATSLIPFLENDDANRALMGANMQRQAVPCLRSNAPLVGTGHEARAAIDSGASVRARRDGEVTYVTAKEIRITAEDGTVDSYPILHLFQSNKTTCFTHRPVVVPGQRVLKGDPLADGATCDDGRLALGQNVVVAFMPWHGYNYEDAIILSERLVKDDVYTSIHIERYETEAVDTKLGPEEITRDIPNVGEDALKDLDENGIVRIGAEVRPEDILVGKVAPKGQTEMTAEERLIIAIFGKKAEETRDVSLRLPHGEKGTVVDVKVFSRYKYNCTGCGHIYKESKKRERLVCDRCDSPLLQIAGDELPAGTNMSVQVHVAQKRKIMVGDKMAGRHGNKGVISRILPVEDMPMLADGSPVDIVLNPLGVPSRMNIGQILETHLGYVGSHLGVRYECPAFEGATEEEILGEVERLAEHLRSKSLQGYVNAELGLGLKFKPGSSLEQLMSTIADKLKTFDQATLERVSRTVAAHSTLTTEQLLQASIDDPDPIEIPAGAAFKADKQVYEGILAKIQDNVFRRAGLDPHTCKSVLRDGVTGDELPNPMTVGVIYMLKLEHLADEKIHARSIGPYSLVTQQ